A DNA window from Porphyromonas gingivalis ATCC 33277 contains the following coding sequences:
- a CDS encoding DUF1661 domain-containing protein has protein sequence MVREVKILRATTEKFSLVNLRKLEPHSGQFRNQIREESAYRHPFLRIVVKVILAKRLRPLPYLTSKSK, from the coding sequence TTGGTTCGGGAAGTAAAAATTTTACGCGCCACAACGGAAAAATTCTCGCTCGTGAATCTCAGAAAACTCGAACCGCATTCCGGCCAATTCCGGAACCAAATTCGTGAGGAATCTGCTTATAGGCATCCTTTTCTGCGCATCGTAGTGAAAGTAATCTTGGCGAAACGCCTTCGACCTCTCCCGTACCTTACTTCCAAATCTAAGTGA
- a CDS encoding DUF4954 family protein, with protein MKEKEKIYRHLTEEEISVLEGNYCQCADWTMVEVADGFDANRCLHVMFSGQIRIGSTRGSHLLPGGLHVPTGINIARLHNCIVGDEVVIFHVNSYLANYRIGDYTRIENIDTIAVTESTSFGNGVEVTVLNETGGREVTITDNLTAQTAYLMAMYRHDKVLTESLAAMARAYAESRRSDMGAIGSHVVIHGCNTIENVCIGDYTEITGASHLCNGSINSKKEAPVSVGYNVVCRDFILCSGSSVTDGATVSHCFVGQGTHLGHLFSAHDSLFFANCQGENGEACAVFAGPYTVSMHKSSLLIAGLYSFLNAGSGSNQSNHLYKLGPIHQGIVERGSKTTSDSYILWPSRIGPFTLVMGRHVHHIDSSAFPFSYIIEDRNESYLVPGINLRSVGTIRDAKKWPARDKRKDPDLLDNINFNLLSPFTAGKMMRGSRKLKKLRKILGSEGQTYVYHDMRIRSSALDKGLMFYEMGLNKFFGNSIIKRLEDCPCRTDEEVLSALKPTHNEGDGSWVDICGMIAPQQQIHRLASLIKEGKIKSLAEVNERMKEIHSRYYDYEWCWAYNALLEWYELNPEDLTRSKVAELVHTWMRSVIRLDEMLYEDAKKEFQMHSQVGFGIDLVGEMKHRDFDEVRGDFESNPFIVEVVEHIRKKRALGEEMLSRLE; from the coding sequence ATGAAAGAAAAAGAGAAAATATACAGGCATTTGACCGAAGAAGAAATATCCGTGCTGGAAGGCAACTACTGCCAGTGCGCCGATTGGACGATGGTGGAGGTGGCCGATGGCTTTGACGCGAATCGTTGTCTGCATGTCATGTTCAGCGGACAGATCCGGATCGGATCCACGCGAGGAAGTCACCTGTTGCCGGGAGGCCTCCACGTGCCTACGGGTATCAATATCGCACGCCTGCACAACTGCATTGTCGGAGATGAAGTCGTCATCTTCCATGTCAATAGCTATTTGGCTAATTACAGAATAGGCGATTATACCCGAATCGAAAACATTGATACCATAGCCGTAACGGAATCCACCTCCTTCGGCAACGGCGTGGAGGTTACCGTGCTGAACGAAACCGGCGGACGTGAAGTTACGATCACTGACAACCTGACTGCCCAGACCGCCTATCTGATGGCCATGTACAGGCATGACAAGGTGCTGACCGAATCGCTTGCTGCTATGGCAAGAGCTTATGCCGAGTCGCGCCGGTCGGATATGGGAGCAATAGGCTCTCATGTGGTTATCCACGGATGCAATACGATAGAGAATGTTTGTATCGGAGATTATACCGAGATCACCGGTGCCTCGCATCTCTGCAACGGCAGTATCAATAGCAAGAAAGAGGCCCCCGTGTCGGTAGGCTACAATGTCGTCTGCCGCGATTTCATTCTCTGTTCGGGCAGCAGCGTTACGGATGGTGCTACCGTTTCGCACTGTTTTGTAGGGCAGGGTACTCATTTGGGGCACCTTTTCTCTGCACATGATTCGCTCTTCTTTGCCAACTGCCAAGGCGAAAACGGCGAGGCCTGTGCCGTCTTTGCCGGGCCATATACCGTGTCGATGCACAAGTCGAGCCTGCTCATTGCCGGTCTATACTCTTTCCTCAATGCCGGCAGCGGCTCTAACCAGAGCAATCACCTCTACAAGCTCGGCCCCATCCATCAGGGCATCGTGGAGCGCGGCTCGAAGACCACGAGCGACTCTTATATCCTTTGGCCATCCAGAATAGGGCCTTTCACGTTGGTGATGGGTCGACACGTACACCATATCGACAGCTCGGCCTTCCCCTTCTCTTATATCATAGAGGACCGTAACGAATCGTATTTGGTACCGGGTATCAATCTGCGCAGTGTCGGGACGATTCGTGACGCCAAGAAGTGGCCGGCGAGAGATAAGCGTAAAGATCCGGATTTGCTGGACAATATCAACTTCAATCTCTTGAGTCCTTTCACTGCCGGCAAGATGATGCGCGGCAGTCGGAAGCTGAAAAAGCTACGCAAGATACTGGGCAGTGAGGGACAAACCTATGTCTATCATGATATGCGCATACGCTCTTCTGCCTTGGACAAGGGGCTGATGTTCTATGAGATGGGGCTGAACAAGTTTTTCGGCAATTCCATCATCAAACGCCTTGAAGATTGTCCTTGCCGTACGGATGAGGAGGTGCTGAGTGCTCTCAAGCCGACTCACAATGAGGGAGACGGCAGCTGGGTGGACATCTGTGGCATGATCGCTCCACAACAACAGATCCACCGCCTTGCCTCCTTGATCAAAGAAGGCAAGATCAAAAGCCTTGCGGAGGTGAATGAGCGGATGAAGGAAATTCATAGCCGATACTACGACTATGAATGGTGCTGGGCATACAACGCTCTGCTCGAATGGTACGAACTGAACCCCGAGGATCTCACTCGATCCAAAGTGGCCGAACTGGTGCATACATGGATGCGTTCGGTGATTCGCTTGGATGAGATGCTCTATGAGGATGCCAAGAAGGAATTCCAAATGCACAGTCAGGTAGGCTTCGGAATAGACCTGGTAGGGGAGATGAAGCACCGCGATTTCGATGAGGTGCGAGGCGATTTCGAAAGCAATCCCTTCATCGTCGAGGTGGTGGAGCACATCCGGAAAAAGCGTGCTCTCGGCGAAGAGATGCTCTCTCGTCTGGAGTGA
- the frr gene encoding ribosome recycling factor, protein MEIKELIAKATANMEKAVEYLDEQLSHVRAGKASPKLLDGIMVMYYGNATPLTQVASINTPDAKTIVVTPWERSLIKDIEKAIMDSPLGITPENNGELIRLGLPPLTEERRRQLVKQIKGDAEDAKVSVRNARRDAIDAIKKSVKTDGTPEDVAKDAEAEMQKVHDRYIKKIDELFAEKEKEIMTV, encoded by the coding sequence ATGGAAATAAAAGAACTGATAGCCAAAGCAACGGCTAATATGGAGAAGGCAGTGGAGTATCTGGACGAGCAGCTGTCTCATGTGCGTGCGGGAAAGGCCAGCCCCAAACTCCTTGATGGTATCATGGTCATGTACTACGGCAACGCCACTCCTCTGACACAGGTAGCATCCATCAATACGCCCGATGCGAAGACCATCGTTGTCACCCCGTGGGAGCGTTCCCTGATCAAGGATATAGAAAAGGCTATCATGGACTCTCCGCTCGGCATTACGCCCGAGAACAACGGTGAGCTGATCCGTCTGGGCCTTCCTCCTCTGACAGAAGAACGCCGTCGCCAGTTGGTGAAGCAGATCAAAGGAGATGCCGAGGACGCCAAGGTGAGTGTACGCAATGCCCGTCGCGATGCCATCGATGCGATCAAGAAAAGCGTCAAGACCGATGGTACTCCTGAGGACGTAGCCAAAGATGCAGAGGCAGAGATGCAGAAGGTTCACGATCGTTATATCAAGAAGATCGACGAACTCTTTGCCGAAAAGGAAAAGGAAATCATGACCGTGTAA
- the rplQ gene encoding 50S ribosomal protein L17, with the protein MRHNKKFNHLGRKAAHRKAMLSNMAASLILHKRIFTTVAKAKALRIYVEPLLTKTKEDTTHSRRIAFSYLQNKYALKELFGDVAAKIADRPGGYTRILKTGYRLGDNAAMCFIELVDYNENMLGEAAKKATKTRRSRKRKSADVVVEAAPAEETPKAAEE; encoded by the coding sequence ATGAGACATAATAAGAAATTCAATCACTTGGGCCGTAAGGCTGCTCACCGTAAAGCGATGCTGTCCAATATGGCTGCTTCGTTGATCCTGCACAAACGCATTTTTACAACGGTAGCCAAGGCTAAGGCCTTGCGTATCTATGTAGAGCCTTTGCTGACAAAAACAAAGGAAGACACAACGCACTCTCGCCGAATCGCCTTCTCTTACTTACAGAATAAATATGCCTTGAAGGAACTTTTCGGAGATGTTGCTGCTAAGATTGCAGATCGTCCCGGTGGATATACCCGTATCTTGAAGACCGGTTATCGTCTGGGAGATAATGCTGCTATGTGCTTTATTGAGCTTGTTGACTACAATGAGAATATGCTTGGCGAAGCAGCGAAGAAGGCGACCAAAACACGCCGTTCTCGTAAGCGTAAAAGCGCAGACGTTGTAGTAGAAGCAGCTCCTGCAGAAGAAACTCCTAAAGCAGCAGAAGAATAA
- a CDS encoding GLPGLI family protein, with protein sequence MTLFRILFYFLLTIVGIYSPSAQEITLEAFKTDTLDKVFLNKCIYRVYYQTEIKQDTSQNLPNRGLTLLQIGSKMSKFIDFYQHYTDSLRDETARKKNHSLATSEVTNFQYSLYSKIIFRNQVFRNYPQKDINTVRLGTEFGEYFTYEEIAPRFDWEISLNEEKNIKGYRCKKATCSYRGRIYQAWYSEDIPIPMGPYVFGGLPGLIMEIRDSNNEYVFVAMAVLLIKNYDPIYRVNTPYEFLYERDKSWHEIKKSYQNLYFEIDGKILRSVTPYNPIEKD encoded by the coding sequence ATGACGTTATTTCGCATTTTATTTTACTTTCTACTTACTATAGTTGGTATCTATTCCCCTTCTGCTCAGGAAATAACATTGGAGGCTTTCAAAACAGATACTCTTGATAAGGTTTTCCTTAATAAATGCATTTATAGGGTATACTACCAAACTGAAATTAAGCAGGACACCTCACAAAATCTCCCTAATAGAGGGTTAACACTGCTACAGATAGGATCAAAAATGAGTAAATTTATCGATTTCTATCAGCATTATACAGATTCACTTAGAGATGAAACAGCAAGAAAAAAAAATCATTCGCTTGCCACGAGTGAAGTGACAAATTTCCAGTACTCTCTATATTCCAAAATTATATTCCGAAACCAAGTATTTAGAAATTATCCCCAAAAGGACATCAATACAGTAAGATTAGGAACTGAATTCGGTGAATATTTCACTTATGAAGAAATAGCCCCACGGTTTGACTGGGAAATTTCACTGAATGAAGAAAAGAATATCAAAGGATATCGATGTAAAAAAGCTACATGTTCTTATAGAGGACGGATTTATCAGGCTTGGTATTCAGAAGATATTCCTATTCCTATGGGGCCATATGTCTTTGGAGGCTTACCCGGCTTGATCATGGAGATTCGAGACTCTAATAACGAGTATGTTTTTGTTGCAATGGCAGTCTTGTTGATAAAAAATTATGATCCCATATATCGAGTGAATACGCCTTATGAATTCCTTTATGAAAGAGATAAATCTTGGCATGAAATCAAGAAAAGTTATCAAAATCTATATTTTGAGATTGATGGGAAAATTCTCCGATCAGTGACACCATACAATCCAATTGAAAAGGATTAG
- a CDS encoding IS982-like element IS195 family transposase: MKTNIVDVFCIIDDFSKLFDEAIKKRTLEEADKKRRNRKFKMSDSEVMTILILFHLSRYRDLKAFYLQYITHSCRSEFPHLVSYNRFVELQSRVGFKLIAFLNMCCLGQCTGISFIDSTPLKACHIKRAHGHRTMRGWAQKGKSTMGWFYGFKLHIVINDRGEIINYQITPGNCDDREPLKDGTFTKNLFGKLIADRGYISQNLFDRLFVDDIHMITKIKKNMKNSLMHLYDKVLLRKRALIETVNDMFKNLCPIEHTRHRSVNNFVTNLISGIIAYNILPKKPELNIEIIRNPNFPISA, encoded by the coding sequence ATGAAGACAAATATAGTTGATGTTTTTTGCATCATAGATGATTTCTCCAAGCTTTTTGATGAAGCAATCAAGAAAAGGACCCTCGAAGAGGCAGACAAAAAACGCAGGAATAGAAAGTTTAAGATGTCGGACAGTGAGGTCATGACCATCCTGATCCTGTTTCATCTGTCAAGATACCGAGATTTGAAAGCTTTTTATCTTCAATACATCACCCATTCTTGTCGATCCGAGTTTCCACATCTTGTCTCTTATAATCGCTTTGTGGAGCTGCAAAGCAGGGTGGGTTTCAAGCTGATAGCATTTCTCAATATGTGTTGTTTGGGTCAATGTACAGGCATCTCTTTCATCGATTCCACCCCACTGAAGGCTTGTCATATCAAACGAGCTCATGGGCATAGGACAATGAGGGGATGGGCTCAAAAAGGCAAAAGCACCATGGGTTGGTTTTATGGATTCAAGCTACATATTGTTATCAACGACAGGGGTGAAATCATCAACTATCAAATCACACCGGGCAATTGTGATGACAGAGAACCTCTGAAAGACGGAACATTCACCAAGAATCTTTTTGGCAAACTCATTGCCGATAGAGGCTACATTTCCCAAAACCTTTTTGACCGGCTCTTTGTCGATGACATCCACATGATAACCAAAATCAAAAAGAACATGAAGAACTCCCTGATGCATCTATATGACAAAGTTTTATTGAGAAAGAGAGCCCTGATCGAAACGGTCAATGATATGTTCAAAAATCTCTGCCCGATAGAGCACACGAGACATCGCAGTGTCAACAATTTTGTCACCAACCTGATCTCCGGTATCATCGCTTACAACATCCTGCCTAAAAAGCCTGAACTCAATATTGAAATCATCAGAAACCCTAACTTTCCTATTTCCGCTTAG
- the pnuC gene encoding nicotinamide riboside transporter PnuC has product MMTAVIQFIVAHPIELAAALVNFIWVYLEYKASVWLWPVGIVLPLFYIYLSIEAQFYGNVLINVYYLITSIIGWVMWIRHREGTEEGAIVSISPRVLWISLAAATVAFLPMFYVLSHYTDSLVPWADTLATVISFVGMIWLARRIRQHWVCWFVANIISLSLFYKSGDHITTVVFAVNTVMSVLGYFRWRKMQRQATISIDL; this is encoded by the coding sequence ATGATGACAGCGGTGATCCAATTCATTGTGGCTCATCCCATCGAGCTGGCAGCAGCACTCGTCAATTTTATTTGGGTCTATCTCGAATATAAGGCGAGTGTCTGGCTGTGGCCTGTGGGGATCGTCCTGCCGCTCTTCTACATTTATCTCTCGATCGAGGCGCAGTTCTACGGCAATGTGCTCATCAATGTCTACTATCTGATCACCAGTATTATCGGCTGGGTGATGTGGATTCGCCACCGCGAAGGGACGGAAGAGGGTGCCATCGTATCCATCTCCCCGCGTGTCCTGTGGATCAGCCTTGCTGCGGCTACGGTGGCTTTTCTCCCGATGTTCTATGTGTTGTCCCACTATACGGATAGTCTTGTGCCGTGGGCCGATACGCTTGCCACTGTAATCAGCTTTGTCGGGATGATTTGGTTGGCGCGTCGCATCCGCCAGCACTGGGTGTGCTGGTTCGTAGCCAATATCATCAGCTTATCCCTTTTCTATAAATCCGGCGACCATATCACCACTGTCGTCTTTGCCGTCAATACCGTTATGTCCGTTCTGGGATATTTCCGGTGGCGCAAGATGCAACGACAGGCCACAATCAGCATCGACCTATGA
- a CDS encoding DUF1661 domain-containing protein produces MARKIFTSRTKTKKFPSHVFPKAKSPFLRTTCTESERSKKAVIMSKHLTDSERLHIVEEYLGSLGASMPSRRSTTSPRDL; encoded by the coding sequence GTGGCGCGTAAAATTTTTACTTCCCGAACCAAAACGAAAAAATTCCCGAGCCACGTTTTTCCAAAGGCTAAATCGCCATTTTTACGAACGACGTGTACGGAATCGGAGAGGTCAAAAAAAGCAGTAATCATGTCGAAACATTTGACCGATTCCGAGCGTCTTCACATTGTGGAAGAATACCTCGGCAGCCTCGGAGCAAGTATGCCATCGAGAAGAAGTACAACATCGCCCAGGGACTTATAA
- a CDS encoding TonB-dependent receptor, producing the protein MIAALAVLPFCLTAQAPVSNSEIDSLSNVQLQTVQVVATRATAKTPVAYTNVRKAELSKSNYGRDIPYLLMLTPSVVATSDAGTGIGYSGFRVRGTDANRINITTNGVPLNDSESQSVFWVNMPDFASSIEDLQVQRGVGTSTNGAGAFGASVNMRTDNLGLAPYGRVDLSGGSFGTFRRSVKLGSGRIGRHWAVDARLSKIGSDGYVDRGSVDLKSYFAQVGYFGSNTALRFITFGGKEVTGIAWNGLSKEDEAKYGRRYNSAGLMYVDAQGVPHYYHNTDNYEQRHYHAIMTHSFSPSVILNLTAHYTAGYGYTDEYRTGRKLKEYALQPYVENSVTVKKTDLIRQKYLDNDFGGLIGSLNWHTGAWDLQFGASGNIYKGDHFGRITYIKKYNQPLAPDFEYYRNSADKREGAAFAKANWQITPELNMYADLQYRTIGYTINGITDEYDEVQGSMQHIDLDKTFRFLNPKAGLTYSFDDAHTAYASVAVAHREPNRTNYTEAGIGQYPTPERLIDYELGYRYASPLLSAGVGLYYMQYKDQLVLDGRLSDVGQMLTSNVPDSYRMGLELTLGWQILPRLLRWDASFTMSRNKIDRYVQYTSVYDADYNWLELKEETLESTDIAYSPNVIAGSMLTLSHAGFEMAWTSRFVSKQYLDNTQRSDRMLPSYWVNDLRLGYVLPVHFVKRVALGVQLNNLFNLMYASNAYIYDAGYVQASGELSAYADLRYYPQAGFNALGSLTIDF; encoded by the coding sequence ATGATTGCCGCCTTAGCCGTCCTGCCTTTCTGCCTGACGGCACAAGCACCCGTCTCCAACAGCGAGATAGATAGTCTTAGCAATGTGCAGCTCCAGACCGTACAGGTCGTAGCTACTCGCGCCACGGCGAAAACCCCTGTCGCTTACACCAACGTTCGCAAGGCCGAACTTTCCAAGTCCAATTATGGTCGTGACATCCCCTATCTGCTGATGCTGACTCCCTCCGTGGTAGCCACCAGCGATGCCGGTACGGGTATCGGATATTCCGGCTTTCGCGTGCGTGGCACCGATGCCAATCGCATCAACATAACTACCAATGGAGTACCCCTCAACGACTCCGAATCTCAGTCCGTCTTTTGGGTGAATATGCCCGACTTCGCCTCTTCCATCGAAGACCTTCAGGTGCAGCGAGGTGTGGGTACTTCCACCAATGGTGCCGGAGCTTTTGGGGCAAGTGTCAATATGCGTACGGATAATTTGGGACTGGCTCCTTATGGCCGTGTCGATTTGAGCGGAGGTTCGTTCGGCACATTCCGCCGATCGGTCAAACTCGGTAGCGGACGCATCGGTCGCCATTGGGCAGTGGATGCCCGCCTGTCCAAAATCGGTTCGGACGGCTACGTGGATAGAGGAAGCGTGGATCTGAAATCCTATTTCGCACAGGTGGGCTATTTCGGTAGCAACACGGCTCTCAGGTTCATCACTTTCGGAGGAAAAGAAGTTACGGGTATCGCATGGAACGGTCTTTCCAAGGAGGATGAAGCCAAATATGGCCGCCGATACAACAGTGCCGGTCTTATGTACGTGGACGCGCAAGGAGTACCGCACTACTACCACAATACCGACAATTACGAGCAGCGTCACTACCATGCCATCATGACGCACAGCTTCTCTCCTTCCGTTATCCTCAACCTCACGGCACACTACACGGCCGGATATGGCTATACGGACGAATATCGTACCGGACGTAAACTAAAGGAATATGCACTGCAGCCCTATGTGGAAAACAGTGTGACCGTGAAGAAAACGGATCTCATCCGTCAGAAGTATCTGGACAATGATTTCGGAGGACTCATCGGTTCGCTTAACTGGCACACCGGTGCATGGGATTTGCAGTTCGGGGCCTCGGGCAATATCTATAAAGGAGACCACTTCGGCCGTATCACTTACATCAAAAAGTACAATCAACCCTTAGCTCCCGACTTCGAGTATTATCGGAACAGCGCAGACAAAAGAGAAGGTGCAGCCTTTGCCAAAGCCAACTGGCAGATCACTCCGGAACTGAACATGTATGCCGACCTCCAGTATCGTACCATCGGCTACACGATAAATGGCATCACGGACGAATACGATGAGGTACAGGGAAGTATGCAGCACATCGATTTGGACAAGACCTTCCGCTTCCTCAATCCGAAGGCCGGTCTTACCTATAGTTTCGACGATGCTCATACTGCCTATGCTTCTGTTGCGGTAGCACACCGCGAGCCTAACAGAACCAATTACACCGAAGCCGGAATAGGACAGTATCCTACGCCTGAGCGACTGATCGACTATGAGCTGGGCTATCGCTATGCTTCGCCCCTCTTGTCGGCCGGAGTAGGTCTCTATTATATGCAATACAAGGACCAACTCGTGCTGGATGGCCGTTTGAGCGATGTGGGACAGATGCTCACAAGCAACGTCCCCGACAGCTACCGTATGGGACTGGAGCTGACTCTCGGTTGGCAGATCCTTCCTCGTTTGCTGCGTTGGGATGCTTCTTTCACTATGAGTCGCAACAAAATCGACCGCTACGTGCAATATACATCCGTATATGATGCGGACTACAACTGGCTCGAACTCAAGGAGGAGACCCTCGAAAGCACGGATATAGCCTACTCGCCCAATGTCATTGCCGGCAGCATGCTTACCCTCTCTCATGCCGGTTTCGAAATGGCTTGGACGAGCCGCTTCGTCAGCAAGCAATATCTGGACAATACACAGCGCAGCGATCGCATGCTCCCCTCCTATTGGGTGAACGACCTCCGCCTCGGCTATGTGCTGCCGGTTCACTTCGTTAAGAGAGTGGCACTGGGCGTACAGCTCAATAATCTCTTCAACCTCATGTATGCATCCAATGCCTACATCTACGATGCCGGTTACGTACAGGCATCCGGAGAACTAAGTGCATATGCCGATCTGCGTTATTATCCTCAGGCCGGATTTAATGCACTGGGTAGTCTGACAATCGATTTCTAA
- the pyrH gene encoding UMP kinase yields the protein MTAYKRVLLKLSGESLMGAQQYGIDPNRLADYASDIKEACAMGVQIGIVIGGGNIFRGVSGAAKGFDRVKGDQMGMLATVINSLALSSALEGVGVKTKVLTAVRMEPIGEFYNKWHAIELLEQGYVTIFSCGTGNPFFTTDTGSSLRGIEIEADAMLKGTRVDGIYTADPEKDPSATKFDRITYDEIYARGLKVMDLTATAMCMENNLPIVVFDMDTPGNLLKVLRGEKIGTYVSNTSA from the coding sequence ATGACTGCATATAAACGAGTGCTGCTCAAACTGAGCGGTGAGTCGCTCATGGGTGCTCAGCAATACGGCATCGACCCGAATCGGTTGGCCGATTATGCTTCGGACATCAAGGAGGCTTGTGCCATGGGCGTACAGATCGGCATCGTCATCGGAGGAGGCAATATCTTCCGCGGAGTGAGCGGTGCCGCCAAGGGATTCGACCGTGTCAAAGGAGATCAGATGGGTATGCTGGCCACGGTAATCAACAGCTTGGCTCTCAGCTCTGCTCTTGAGGGGGTAGGGGTGAAGACCAAAGTGCTCACGGCCGTACGTATGGAGCCGATAGGGGAGTTCTACAACAAATGGCATGCCATAGAATTGCTCGAACAGGGTTATGTGACCATTTTCTCTTGCGGTACAGGCAATCCTTTCTTCACTACGGATACCGGCTCATCGCTTCGCGGCATCGAGATAGAAGCCGATGCCATGCTCAAGGGGACGCGCGTGGATGGTATCTACACGGCAGATCCGGAGAAGGATCCCTCGGCTACGAAGTTCGACCGGATCACATACGATGAGATTTATGCCCGAGGTCTGAAAGTAATGGATCTGACTGCCACGGCCATGTGTATGGAGAACAACCTGCCCATCGTCGTCTTCGATATGGATACGCCGGGAAACCTCCTCAAGGTGTTGAGAGGAGAGAAAATCGGTACTTATGTTTCAAATACGAGTGCTTGA
- the rsgA gene encoding ribosome small subunit-dependent GTPase A — MDGVVIKNTGSQYLVRCTDGTELYCMAKGNLRLKGIRSTNPVAVGDRVEIVPASQDGQPAYIKRIHPRRNYIIRRASNLSKESHILGANLDAAVLVCTINDPVTTTVFIDRFLATAEAYRVPVILAFNKIDCYTQEDRLQLDRLSAVYTAIGYPCCHVSAITGEGLPDLKSLLDGKLTLLAGHSGVGKSSLINALIPHADLRTGAISQAHHTGMHTTTFSQMIDFPDLSPGSALIDTPGIKGFGTLEMGEYEVSHYFPEIFAASKGCRFGNCTHTHEPGCAVLEALRRGEIAESRYISYLSILEDENAERYRPEY, encoded by the coding sequence ATGGATGGAGTCGTAATTAAGAATACGGGTAGTCAGTATCTGGTGCGTTGCACGGATGGTACGGAGCTATACTGCATGGCGAAAGGCAATCTGCGTCTGAAAGGCATCCGCTCCACCAATCCCGTAGCCGTAGGCGATCGCGTGGAGATTGTCCCCGCTTCTCAGGACGGACAGCCGGCCTACATCAAACGAATCCATCCCCGACGCAATTATATCATCAGGCGAGCCAGCAACCTCTCGAAAGAGTCCCATATACTGGGAGCCAATTTGGATGCTGCCGTGCTGGTCTGTACCATCAACGATCCGGTGACTACCACCGTCTTTATCGATCGTTTCCTCGCTACGGCAGAAGCCTATCGCGTACCGGTTATTCTTGCATTCAACAAAATAGACTGCTATACGCAAGAAGATCGCTTGCAATTGGACCGGCTGTCGGCTGTCTACACCGCCATAGGTTACCCCTGCTGCCACGTGTCGGCGATTACGGGCGAAGGCCTCCCGGATCTCAAATCCCTGCTCGATGGCAAGCTGACACTCCTTGCCGGCCATTCGGGGGTTGGCAAAAGCTCCTTAATCAATGCCCTGATTCCTCATGCCGATTTGCGCACAGGGGCTATATCCCAAGCCCATCATACCGGCATGCATACGACCACATTTTCCCAAATGATCGACTTCCCCGATCTCTCCCCCGGGTCAGCTCTTATCGATACGCCCGGGATCAAAGGCTTCGGTACGCTGGAAATGGGCGAGTATGAAGTCTCTCATTATTTCCCGGAGATATTCGCTGCAAGTAAAGGCTGTCGATTCGGCAACTGCACGCATACGCACGAGCCGGGCTGTGCCGTTCTGGAAGCTCTTCGGAGGGGGGAGATAGCCGAGAGCCGCTATATCAGCTACTTGAGCATTCTCGAAGATGAAAATGCCGAGCGGTATCGTCCCGAATACTGA